In Candidatus Omnitrophota bacterium, the DNA window TCGCTGGAACCTTGAAAGGCGTTGCACATGGTGACACCTCCCGGTTGTTGTGTGTCCTCCCGCATGAAAGCGATCGTGCTTGCACTTTGCAAGTTACCATAGTGTAGCCACGAAGCTTGCGTTTTGCAAGTTTTATGGCATGATGGAGCTGATGCGCCGTCCTTGCCGATCCCATTGCCCCATCGCGTACGCGCTCGATCTCTTTGGTGACAAATGGAGCCTCCTGGTATTGCGCGATCTGCTCTTCATGGGCAAGCGGCGCTACAACGAGTTCCTAGCCTCCGAGGAGGGGATCTCTACGAACATTTTAGCAGAGCGGCTGAGGCGCTTAGAGGCCGAGGGACTGCTCACAAAATCTCACGATAGGCTCAATCATCGGCAGGTTGTCTACGCGCCGACCCGGAAGAGCCTCGACCTGCTCCCCGTCCTGTTGGAAATCATCCGCTGGTCGGCCAAGCACGATCCAAAGACGGTAGCGCCACCTGCCTTCATCCGTCGCCTGCGCAACAACCGTAAGGGGTTGATGCGCAATATTGTGAATCGTTTTGTCTGATCCTGCATCTTAACGCGTGGGAAGTGCGTTCGAATGTCGGCGTCGAGGTCCGGTTTACGGACCTCCA includes these proteins:
- a CDS encoding helix-turn-helix transcriptional regulator, with the translated sequence MRRPCRSHCPIAYALDLFGDKWSLLVLRDLLFMGKRRYNEFLASEEGISTNILAERLRRLEAEGLLTKSHDRLNHRQVVYAPTRKSLDLLPVLLEIIRWSAKHDPKTVAPPAFIRRLRNNRKGLMRNIVNRFV